From Halotia branconii CENA392, the proteins below share one genomic window:
- a CDS encoding Gfo/Idh/MocA family protein encodes MIKIAVIGVGRWGVHLLRNFLAHSQVSVVAVVDPHPEKLSAVKRQFNLDESVLLTTEWHSLQQVPELSAVAIATPATTHYALVKDALKQGYHVLAEKPLTLDPEECLELCQLAQQQHLILMVDHTYLFHPAVEKGQAVIQAGKLGNLRYGYATRTHLGPVRQDVDALWDLAIHDIAIFNNWLNQMPVKVQANSQVWLQENKSKELSNFPLGLADLVWVTLTYPNGFQAHIHLCWLNPDKQRRLAVVGSLGSLIFDEMLPSSPLTLLHGEFESQENQFLPVNQRREVLELETGEPLQRVCDRFVTCIIKNTPPVVSSGWVGTELVQILSALTTSLNQGGQAVFVRN; translated from the coding sequence ATGATTAAAATTGCAGTTATCGGGGTTGGGCGTTGGGGAGTGCATTTACTGCGGAACTTTTTAGCACATTCCCAAGTAAGTGTAGTGGCAGTAGTAGATCCACATCCAGAAAAACTGAGCGCAGTTAAGCGACAGTTTAATTTAGATGAAAGTGTGTTATTAACGACAGAATGGCACTCTTTACAACAAGTGCCAGAACTGTCAGCAGTAGCGATCGCAACTCCTGCCACAACCCATTATGCTTTAGTTAAGGATGCTTTAAAACAGGGCTACCATGTTTTGGCAGAAAAGCCCTTAACTCTAGACCCAGAAGAATGTCTAGAACTTTGCCAATTAGCGCAGCAACAGCATTTAATACTCATGGTTGACCACACTTATTTGTTTCACCCAGCGGTTGAAAAAGGGCAAGCTGTAATTCAGGCAGGTAAGTTAGGCAATTTACGTTATGGTTATGCTACCCGCACTCATCTAGGGCCAGTCCGACAAGATGTCGATGCCCTCTGGGACTTAGCAATTCATGATATAGCTATTTTTAACAACTGGCTGAATCAAATGCCAGTGAAAGTACAGGCAAATAGTCAAGTTTGGTTACAAGAAAACAAAAGTAAGGAACTTAGCAATTTTCCCTTAGGCTTGGCAGACTTAGTATGGGTAACACTAACATACCCAAATGGCTTTCAAGCACATATTCATCTTTGTTGGCTCAATCCTGATAAACAACGACGACTTGCGGTTGTGGGTAGCCTTGGTAGCTTAATTTTTGATGAAATGTTACCATCATCGCCTTTGACTTTGCTACATGGTGAGTTTGAATCTCAGGAAAATCAATTTTTGCCTGTCAATCAAAGACGAGAAGTATTGGAATTAGAAACAGGTGAACCCTTGCAGCGGGTTTGCGATCGCTTTGTGACTTGTATTATTAAGAATACTCCCCCAGTAGTTTCATCTGGTTGGGTAGGCACAGAATTAGTACAAATTCTCTCAGCTTTAACAACATCTCTTAATCAAGGCGGACAAGCTGTTTTTGTAAGGAACTAG
- a CDS encoding photosystem II reaction center protein J produces MSAGSGRIPLWVVATIAGLGVITVVGIFFYGAYAGIGSSM; encoded by the coding sequence GTGTCTGCTGGAAGCGGAAGAATTCCCCTGTGGGTCGTCGCTACGATCGCAGGATTAGGTGTAATTACAGTTGTAGGCATTTTCTTTTATGGAGCCTATGCCGGAATTGGTTCTTCAATGTAA
- a CDS encoding photosystem I reaction center subunit VIII codes for MAASFLPSIFVPIIGWVFSAVVFAFLFLYIERDDMV; via the coding sequence ATGGCAGCTTCATTTTTGCCTTCTATTTTCGTTCCCATCATTGGTTGGGTTTTCTCCGCTGTGGTATTCGCGTTTCTGTTTTTATACATTGAAAGGGATGATATGGTCTAG
- the corA gene encoding magnesium/cobalt transporter CorA yields the protein MVKKIRRIPKVVKKLYRKDFYHEPGTLPGTIIIDENADYPTIYLIDYQPNKFIRKQVETPEECIPYLDTQSVSWVDVQGLGNKDILERLGKVFELHPLVLEDVVNMGERPKVEDYEDQLLIIARMVVPKERICGFYSEQVSFVLGKNYLLTVQEEPEHDCLENVRIRIERGKGIIRKQGADYLAYTLLDAIIDGFFPVLELYGDRLEELEEEVIFKPTRQTLQQIYQIRRELLQLRRAIWPQRDAISTLIRDRSELITEDVRIYLRDCYDHTVQVMDMVETYRELSSGLMDVYLSAVSNKMNEIMKLLTVVSSIFIPLTFVAGIYGMNFNTEKSPYNMPELNWYWGYPICLAVMAAIAAGLLFFFWRRGWLTNSSGIKSD from the coding sequence ATGGTAAAAAAAATTCGCCGCATCCCTAAAGTTGTAAAAAAGCTATATAGAAAAGACTTTTATCATGAACCTGGGACTTTGCCAGGGACTATTATAATTGATGAAAATGCTGATTATCCCACCATTTATTTAATTGACTATCAACCAAATAAATTTATTCGTAAACAAGTAGAAACTCCAGAAGAATGTATACCTTATTTGGATACACAATCTGTTTCTTGGGTAGATGTTCAAGGCTTAGGTAATAAAGACATCTTAGAAAGATTGGGTAAAGTTTTTGAATTACATCCACTGGTTTTAGAAGATGTAGTCAATATGGGAGAACGTCCCAAAGTAGAAGATTATGAAGACCAATTACTAATCATTGCTCGAATGGTAGTTCCTAAAGAAAGAATTTGCGGCTTTTATAGCGAGCAAGTAAGTTTTGTGTTGGGAAAAAATTATTTGTTAACAGTACAAGAGGAGCCAGAGCATGATTGCCTAGAAAACGTCAGAATCAGAATTGAACGAGGTAAAGGTATCATTCGTAAACAAGGAGCAGATTATTTAGCCTACACTCTTTTAGATGCAATTATTGATGGGTTTTTTCCAGTTTTAGAACTTTATGGCGATCGCCTAGAAGAATTAGAGGAAGAAGTAATATTTAAACCGACGCGGCAAACATTACAACAAATTTATCAAATCAGGCGAGAATTACTACAATTACGTCGCGCTATTTGGCCCCAACGAGATGCAATTAGTACTTTAATTAGAGACAGGAGTGAACTGATTACTGAAGATGTGCGAATCTATTTGCGAGATTGTTATGACCATACAGTCCAAGTCATGGACATGGTGGAAACTTACCGAGAACTTTCATCTGGGCTGATGGATGTGTATTTGTCCGCAGTCAGCAATAAAATGAATGAAATTATGAAGTTGTTGACTGTTGTTTCCTCAATCTTTATTCCACTAACTTTTGTTGCTGGAATTTATGGTATGAACTTCAATACCGAAAAATCACCATACAATATGCCTGAACTGAATTGGTATTGGGGCTATCCGATTTGTTTAGCAGTGATGGCTGCGATCGCAGCTGGATTACTATTCTTTTTTTGGCGACGAGGCTGGCTGACAAATTCTTCAGGCATTAAAAGTGACTAA
- a CDS encoding photosystem II reaction center protein L → MERTPNPNNQPVELNRTSLYLGLLLIFVLGILFSSYFFN, encoded by the coding sequence ATGGAAAGAACACCCAACCCTAATAATCAGCCGGTTGAATTAAATCGGACTTCCCTATATCTGGGACTACTACTGATTTTTGTCCTAGGGATTCTATTCTCCAGTTACTTCTTTAACTAA
- the rnc gene encoding ribonuclease III, whose protein sequence is MTLVYPRRQRQLESLVRRLGLPKGAPVKWDLLDLALTHPTVSDSANYEQLEFVGDAVVRLAAGVILWEKYPDCQVGDFAAIRSVLVSDRILAQLAREYGLELYLLVAGSATSDKVGQESRLADAFEAILGALYLSTNNLELIRPWLDPHFQKLITEIRLDPARLNYKAALQEWTQAHFKVLPEYRVAEVNQTNRNLDRFFAEVWLHDNKLGEGKGRSIKAAEQAAAKVAFLAVANQNNP, encoded by the coding sequence ATGACACTTGTTTATCCACGCCGTCAGCGGCAACTCGAAAGCTTAGTTAGAAGATTAGGTCTGCCAAAAGGAGCGCCTGTCAAGTGGGATCTATTAGATTTGGCATTAACTCATCCCACTGTCTCTGACTCAGCAAACTATGAACAGCTAGAGTTTGTCGGTGATGCTGTGGTGCGTTTAGCGGCAGGTGTTATATTGTGGGAAAAATATCCTGACTGTCAAGTAGGAGATTTTGCCGCGATTCGTTCGGTATTAGTAAGCGATCGCATCCTGGCTCAATTAGCAAGAGAATATGGTTTAGAGTTATACTTACTAGTCGCTGGCAGTGCTACCAGCGACAAAGTTGGTCAAGAGTCACGACTAGCAGATGCTTTTGAAGCTATTTTGGGTGCGCTTTATCTTAGCACTAATAATCTAGAACTGATCCGTCCTTGGCTAGACCCTCACTTTCAAAAATTAATAACAGAAATTCGCCTCGATCCAGCTAGACTTAACTACAAAGCTGCTTTACAAGAATGGACTCAGGCACACTTTAAAGTTTTACCTGAATATCGAGTTGCAGAAGTAAATCAAACTAACCGCAATTTAGATCGTTTCTTTGCTGAAGTCTGGTTACACGACAACAAATTAGGTGAAGGCAAAGGACGCTCGATTAAAGCCGCTGAACAAGCTGCCGCTAAAGTCGCTTTTTTAGCAGTTGCTAATCAGAATAATCCCTGA
- the psbF gene encoding cytochrome b559 subunit beta, which translates to MTSGNNINQPVTYPIFTVRWLAVHTLGVPTVFFLGAIAAMQFIQR; encoded by the coding sequence ATGACTAGCGGCAATAACATTAATCAACCAGTTACCTATCCAATTTTTACAGTTAGATGGCTGGCAGTTCACACTTTAGGTGTACCAACCGTCTTCTTTTTAGGCGCGATCGCCGCCATGCAGTTTATTCAACGCTAG